The Deltaproteobacteria bacterium genomic interval TGCTTTCTTTATACGCTTTGCCCAACCATCTCCGTAGCGATTCTTTACTCCCGTGACGAAGGGGCAAATCTAATGCCCTTTTTAGATTGGCAATTGCTTTATCATATTCGCCAAGACCATAATGGCACTTTCCAAGTGTAGAGTAATAATTTGAGTCCTTTTTTGAACCCTCTAATTCAATTTTCTTATTAGCATATCTAATTGCTTCTTCGTATTGCTCCAGTTCTAAATTTATAATAGCAATATAAGTAAATGCAGCATCATTGTCTGGTTCTAACTCTATTACTTTCTTGAAATCAGAAAGTGCTTTTCTAATATCTATAAAGTTCATATAATTTCGTCCTCGGCTATAATATACACCTGCCAGCCCTTTAGAACCTACCCTAGCTATGATTTCCCTTTCGTGCTGGAGTGCCTTATTATACAGTTTCTCTGCTTCTTCCCAGTTCCCATATCTATAAATAGCATTAGCTTTTCCAGCCAGTGCCAGTACATAAGAGTTGTTTAATTCAATCACCTTGTCAAAATCTGCAATTGCCTTATTATATTTATCTTCATCTTCAGCACTAAAGGGCTTACTGTAGTAATGCACAAATTTGTTATAAGCAAGTCCACGGTTGTAATAAGCATCCACATAATCCGGATCCAATTCTATGGCTTTACTAAAATCAGAAATTGCTCTTTTGTATGGGTCTTTGTTGCCCCAGGAGCCCTTTTTAAAATATGAAAGCCCTCTATTGCAGTATGCCACTGCGTAATCTGGTTTCAATTCTATGGCTTTATCGTAGTCCGAAATCGCTTTCTCGTATTCCTTAAGTCCGGCATAGGCAAGTCCCCGGTTGTTGTACAGGGATGCATCATCAGGATTAGACTCTATCGCCCTGGCATAGTTTTCGATGGCCTCCTGGAAATTCCCCTTTTTATACTCGGCAAGTCCCGAATCGCTGTATTTCCATTTATACTGCGTGCTTACCAAAGACCAGACCACCAACCCCATAAGGATTACCAACACTATCCCTATTAGATTCCTCTTTTTCCTACCTTTCTTTCCCATAGTTTTATCCTTCTTGTGAATTTAAGAGACTCTCTTATTTGGACTTCTCTTCTTCCATTGACTTCTTTTCCTCGTCCGTTGATGGAGGCCCCTCTTGTTCGACCACATGACACGCTCCGGCAGCGAAGACGATGATATAGGGCACCTCTGGCTTGTCACTTGTCAATGTTAAGCTCGCCAAAGACCTTTATCAGGCACATCTTCTTCTTCGGGCGGGTCAGGTCATACAGGACCCTAACCCGCCCG includes:
- a CDS encoding tetratricopeptide repeat protein, which gives rise to MGKKGRKKRNLIGIVLVILMGLVVWSLVSTQYKWKYSDSGLAEYKKGNFQEAIENYARAIESNPDDASLYNNRGLAYAGLKEYEKAISDYDKAIELKPDYAVAYCNRGLSYFKKGSWGNKDPYKRAISDFSKAIELDPDYVDAYYNRGLAYNKFVHYYSKPFSAEDEDKYNKAIADFDKVIELNNSYVLALAGKANAIYRYGNWEEAEKLYNKALQHEREIIARVGSKGLAGVYYSRGRNYMNFIDIRKALSDFKKVIELEPDNDAAFTYIAIINLELEQYEEAIRYANKKIELEGSKKDSNYYSTLGKCHYGLGEYDKAIANLKRALDLPLRHGSKESLRRWLGKAYKESREMEKAKEQLQKAVELLSKRIQTGRNGYTNYQERGLCYIELEQYDKAISDFKKVISLKEKTDRRVYYWNSYLEAHKNVGITYSKMGNKEKAKEYFQITIKLAEERGNNRVIEKTQKLLAEL